The genomic region CATCGACATGGATGAAGCCACGTTCGTCGATCTCTACACCGCTGTCGGAAGCCAGCAGGTCGTTGGTCACCGGACGGCGGCCAACAGCCACGATCAGCTTGTCGAAGGTGATGGTCTGCTCGCCATCCTTGTCGGTGTAGGTCACCACGACTTCTTCGCCGTTGACCTTGGAGCCAGTCACGCGAGCGCCGAGCTTGATGTCCAGACCTTGCTTGGTCAGGGTTTTCAGCGCTTCTTTGGACACGGCGGTGTCGGCAGCCAGCAGGAACGTGTCCAGGGCTTCCAGCACGGTGACCTTGGAACCCAGGCGGGACCAGACCGAACCCAGCTCCAGGCCGATCACGCCGGCGCCGATCACGCCCAGGCGCGCAGGCACGGCTTGGAATTCCAGGGCGCCGGTCGAATCAACGATTACGTTTTGGTCAACCGGAGCCGGTGGAATGTCGATTGGGCGCGAGCCTGGGGCCAGGATCACGTTTTCGGCTTCGATGACTTCAACCGAACCGTCCGGCTTGGTGACTTCGACTTTCTTGCCGGCCAGCAGCTTGCCGTGGCCTTGGATGGACGTCACGCCGTTGGCCTTGAACAAGGTGGCAACGCCGGAAGTCAGGCCCTTGACGATGTTGGCTTTGCGACCAACCATGGCAGGAACGTCCATGCGCAGGGTCTCACGGCTGATCCCTTGGATACCGTGAATGGCCAGGCCGTCTTGGGCTTCGTGGAATTTCCAGGAGCTGTCCAGCAGCGCCTTGGAAGGAATGCAGCCAACGTTCAGGCAGGTACCGCCCAGCGCCAGCTTACCTTCCTTGTCGGTGTATTTTTCGATGCAGGCAGTCGAGAGGCCCAGTTGCGCGGCCTTGATGGCGGCAACATAGCCGCCAGGGCCTGCACCAATCACTACAACGTCAAATTTCTGTGTCATGAGAATAGATCCTCTATTTGCGACAAGCTTTTAGCCACAAGCCGCAAGCCAAGCTGCTTTTTCCTACAGCTTGTAGCTCGCAACTTGCGGCTGCTTCTATCAGATGTCCAGGAGCAGGCGAGCCGGGTCTTCCAGCAGGTTCTTGATGGTCACCAGGAACGTCACGGCTTCTTTACCGTCGATCAGGCGGTGATCGTAAGACAGTGCCAGGTACATCATTGGGCGGATCACGACCTGGCCATTGATGGCCATCGGACGCTGGATAATGTTGTGCATGCCCAGGATCGCGGCTTGCGGTGGGTTGACGATCGGCGTCGACATCATCGAACCGAAGGTACCACCGTTGGTGATGGTGAAGGTACCACCGGTCATCTCGTCGATGGTCAGCTTGCCGTCACGGGCTTTCTTGCCGAAGCCGGCGATGCCGCCTTCGATTTCAGCCAGGCTCATCAGCTCGGCGTTACGCAGTACCGGAACCACCAGGCCACGGTCGCTGGACACGGCAACGCCGATGTCTGCATAGCCGTGGTAGACGATGTCGCTGCCGTCGATGGAGGCGTTGACTGCCGGGAAGCGCTTCAGCGCTTCGGTGGCCGCTTTGACGAAGAACGACATGAAGCCCAGGCGCACGCCGTTGTGAGACTTCTCGAACAGATCCTTGTACTTCGAACGCAGGGCCATGACTTCGGTCATGTCGACTTCGTTGAAAGTGGTCAGCATCGCCATGTTCGACTGGGCTTCAACCAGACGCTTGGCGACGGTGGCACGTACACGGGTCATCGGTACACGCTTCTCGGTGCGGTCGCCGGCAGCGAACACAGGAGCAGCGGCAGCCGGAGCAGCAGCCTTGGCAGGTGCGGCAGCCGGGGCGTTTTTCTTGGCTTCAACGGCAGCAACCACATCTTCCTTGGTCACGCGGCCGTCTTTGCCGGTGCCCTTGATGGAAGCCAGGTTGATGCCGTTTTCATCAGCCAGTTGACGTGCAGCCGGTGCAGCGATTGGATCTTCGCCACCGGTAGCCGGTGCGGCGGCAGGCGCCGAAGCGGCAGGCGCAGCAGCCGGAGCAGCAGCGGCCGGCGCGGCGGCAGCGCCGCCCTCTTCGATCGAGCCCAGCAGTTGGTTGGACAGTACGGTGTCGCCCTCATTGGCACCATCAGCGATTGCGCCCAGCACGCCGTCAGCTTCAGCCAACACTTCGAGTACGACTTTGTCAGTCTCGATGTCAACGATCAGCTCGTCACGCTTGACGGCGTCGCCTGGTTTCTTGTGCCAGGTGGCAACGGTGCCATCGGCAACCGATTCCGGGAATGACGGGGCTTTGATTTCGATAGCCATTATCTGTAGGTCCTTAAAATTCGGTTTCAGTCAGCGCGAAGGCGTTAAACAGTGAAAGCATCTTGCAGCAGTTTTTCCTGCTGCTCGGCGTGCATCGACGCATAACCACAGGCAGGTGCAGCAGACGCATCACGACCGGCGTACTCCAGGCCCAAGGCCTTGTTGTGGTTGCCGATGCTGCGACGCAGATGATGCTGGCTGCTGTACCAGGCGCCCTGGTTCATCGGTTCTTCCTGACACCACACTACGTTCGTGAGGTTGGTGTAAGGCGCGATGATCTCCATGAGGTCATCTTCCGGGAACGGATAAAGCTGCTCGATACGCACGATAGCAATGTCTTCGCGGCCTTCGGCACGGCGTTTTTCCAGCAGATCGTAGTAGACCTTGCCGCTGCACAGGATCAGGCGAGTGACCTTGGCGGCGTCCAGTGTGTCGATCTCTGGAATCACGGTCTGGAACGAACCTTCGGCCAGGTCTTCCAGGGTCGAGACGGCCAGTTTGTGGCGCAACAGCGATTTCGGCGTGAGTACGACCAGCGGCTTGCGCAGCGGGCGGATCACCTGGCGACGCAGCAAATGGTAGATCTGCGCCGGGGTGGTCGGCACACACACCTGGATGTTGTGCTCGGCACACAGCTGCAGGTAACGCTCCAGACGTGCCGAAGAGTGCTCCGGCCCCTGACCTTCATAACCGTGTGGCAGCAGCATGGTCAGACCGCACAGGCGGCCCCACTTGTGCTCGCCGCTGGTGATGAACTGGTCGATCACCACCTGGGCACCGTTGGCGAAGTCGCCGAACTGGGCTTCCCAGATCACCAACGCGTTCGGCGTGGTGGTCGAGTAGCCGTATTCGAACGCCAGTACGGCTTCTTCGGACAGGAACGAATCGTACAGGTCGAAACGTGGCTGGCCTTCGTACAGGTGTTGCAACGGAATGTAGGTGGAAGCGTCTTTCTGGTTGTGCAGAACGGCGTGACGGTGCGAGAACGTACCACGGCCGATGTCCTGGCCGGTCATGCGGATCGGGTGACCTTCGAACGCCAGGGTCGCGTACGCCATGGTTTCAGCGTAACCCCAGTTGATCGGCAGGCCGCCGGCTTGCATCTTCTGACGATCTTCGTAGATCTTCGCCACCTGGCGCTGAACGACGAAACCTTCGGGAATTTCCAGCAGCTTGGCAGACAGCTCCTGCAAGGTCTTCAGGTCGAAGGACGTATCGTGACGCGCAGTCCAGGTGTGGCCCAGGTACGGACGCCAGTCAACGAACAGCTCTTTGTTTGGCTCCTTGACCAGGCTTTTTACTACATGCAGGCCATTGTCCAGGGCGTTGCGGTATTCGTCGACTTTCGCCTGGACACGCTCATCATCTACCACGCCGGCCTTGGTCAGGCTTTCGGCGTACAGCTCACGAGTGGTGCGCTGCTTGGTGATCTGCTGATACATCAATGGCTGAGTGCCGCTTGGCTCGTCCGCTTCGTTGTGACCGCGGCGGCGGTAGCAAACCAGGTCGATCACCACATCACGCTTGAACTGCATGCGGTAGTCGACAGCCAGTTGGGTCACGAACAGCACGGCTTCCGGGTCATCCCCATTCACGTGCAGGATCGGCGCCTGGATCATCTTGGCAACGTCGGTGGCGTACTCAGTGGAGCGCGCATCCAGCGGGTTGCTGATGGTAAAGCCGACCTGGTTGTTAATGACGATGTGAACGGTACCACCGGTCTTGAAGCCGCGAGTCTGCGACATCTGGAACGTTTCCAGGACCACGCCTTGACCGGCGAATGCCGCGTCACCGTGGATGGAAATCGGCAGGACCTTCTCACCGGTGGCGTCGTTACGACGATCCTGGCGAGCACGTACCGAACCCTCGACCACTGGCGAAACGATTTCCAGGTGGGATGGGTTGAACGCCATGGCCAGGTGAACTTCACCGCCGGTGGTCATCACGTTGGACGAGAAGCCCTGGTGGTACTTAACGTCACCGGAACCCAGCTCGACCTTCTTCTTGCCTTCGAACTCGTCGAACAGCTCACGCGGGTTCTTGCCGAAGGTGTTGACCAACACGTTCAGGCGACCACGGTGAGCCATGCCGATCACGACTTCCTTGGTGCCGTAGGAACCGGAACGCTGGATCAGTTCGTCGAGCATCGGAATCAGGCTCTCGCCGCCTTCCAGGCCGAAACGCTTGGTGCCTGGGTATTTGGTGCCCAGGTATTTCTCCAGGCCTTCGGCTGCGGTCACGCGCTCCAGCAAGTGGCTGCGCACATCGGCGGACAATACCGGACGGCCACGCACGCCTTCCAGGCGGTGCTGGAACCAGTGGCGCTGCTCGGAATCGGTGATGTGCGTAAATTCAGCGCCAATGGTGCGGCAATATGTCTGCTGCAACGCTTCGTGAATTTCGCGTAGGCTCGCTTCCTCTTTGCCGATGAACAGGTCGCCGGCACGGAAGGTCGTATCAAGATCGGCATTGGTCAAGCCGTAATGATTGATCGACAGGTCTGCAGGTGCAGGACGCTGCCACAGCCCCAGCGGGTCAAGCTGGGCTGCCTGGTGGCCACGCATACGGTAGGCCTGGATCAGTCGCAGTACTTCAACTTGCTTCTTCTCATGCTCGCTGCTCACGCTGCCGGCGGAAACCGGCTGGGCGCGGCGCTGGTTCTTTGCCAGCAGCACGAACTGATCGCGAATTGTTGCGTGCGATACATCGGTGGCAGCGTTGCCGTCTGAAGACAACGTCTGAAATTTGGTGCGCCATTCTTCTGGCACAGCGTTAGGGTCGTGCAGGTAGAGCTCATAAAGCTCTTCCACATAGGCAGCGTTACCACCTGAAAGATAGCCGCTGTTCCACATGCGCTGCATCACGCTTTCTTGCATGCTTGGTCACCCTCGATTTGGGGACACCACCGGCGAAAACACCGAGTCTGCTTGCAAAAGGCCAAGTGCAGCGACCAAAACAAGCCACCTAGGATCACGCTGATAGTTCGGGTACCAACCCGAATGCCCCTGCTTGTCTCATTTCTTCAAAATAAGAGCCGCGGCTTTGTAAGTCGCTGCTCAAGTTAAAACTACGGCGCCGGTTGAAGCCTGCGCCGCAGCATTTACGGGCACAACGGTCCTGCTATTACTACAACGTCAGTTACACACCGCTCTGCAGCAGCATGTTACGGATGTGACCAATAGCCTTAGTCGGGTTCAGGCCCTTGGGACATACGTTGACGCAGTTCATGATCCCGCGGCAGCGGAATACGCTGAACGGGTCATCCAGCGAAGCCAGGCGCTCGGACGTCTTGGTATCACGGCTGTCTGCCAGGAAGCGGTACGCTTGCAGCAGGGCAGCAGGGCCCAGGAACTTGTCCGGGTTCCACCAGAAGGATGGGCACGAAGTCGAGCAGCAAGCGCACAGGATGCACTCGTACAGGCCATCGAGCTTTTCACGCTCTTCCGGGGACTGCAGACGCTCGATGGCCGGAGCCGGCGTGTCGTTCTGCAGGAACGGCTTAACTTTCTCGTATTGCTTGTAGAAGATGCTCATATCGACGACCAGGTCACGGATAACCGGCAAACCTGGCAGAGGACGAACGATCAGCTTGTTACCTTTGACAACAGCGGACAGCGGCGTGATGCACGCCAGACCGTTCTTGCCATTGATGTTCATGCCGTCGGAGCCGCAGACACCTTCACGGCAAGAGCGACGATAGGAGAAACCCTCGTCCTGCTCCTTGATCAGGGCCAGCACGTCCAGCACCATCAGGTCTTTACCACCGGTATCGACCGAGAATTCCTGCATGAACGGCGCGGCGTCCTGATCAGGGTTGTAGCGATAAACACTGACTTTCAACATGGCAGCCACCCTTAGTAAGTCCGAATCTTCGGTTCAAACGTCGGAACCGTCTTCGGCGAGAAGTTCACGGCACGCTTGGTCACGCGCTTGTCACCCGGGAAGTACAGGGTGTGGCACAACCAGTTTTCGTCATCGCGATCTTCAAAGTCTTCACGGGCGTGAGCACCACGGGATTCTTTACGAACCTCGGCGGCGATCGCCGTCGCTTCAGCCACTTCCAGCAGGTTTTGCAGCTCAAGGGCTTCGATACGAGCGGTATTGAACGCCTGGCTCTTATCGTTGATCTTGACGTTGGCGATACGCTTGCGCAGATCGGCCAGCTGGGCAATGCCCTTCTGCATGTATTCGCCGGTACGGAACACACCGAAGTAGTTCTGCATGCAGTTTTGCAGTTCGCGACGCAGGGTTGCCACGTCTTCGCCATCAGTGCGCTCGTTCAGAGCGTTCAGGCGCGCCAGGGCAGCTTCGATGTTGGCGTCGGTGGCGTCATCGTATTCGATGCCGTCGGTCAGCGCTTTTTCCAGGTGCAGGCCGGCAGCGCGGCCGAATACCACCAGGTCGAGCAGCGAGTTGCCGCCCAGGCGGTTGGCACCGTGAACCGATACGCAGGCCACTTCGCCTACCGCGAACAGACCATGAATGATCTCGTCCTGGCCATCGGCGTTTTGGGTGATCGCCTGGCCATGAATGTTGGTCGGCACGCCGCCCATCATGTAGTGGCAAGTCGGAACAACCGGCACCGGAGCAACCACAGGGTCAACGTGGGCAAAGGTCTTGGACAGCTCGCAGATACCTGGCAGGCGGCTGTGCAGCACTTCCTCACCGAGATGGTCGAGTTTGAGCAGTACGTGGTCGCCATTCGGGCCACAGCCGTTGCCGGCGATGATTTCCTTGACCATCGAACGCGCTACTACGTCACGACCAGCAAGGTCTTTGGCGTTCGGGGCATAACGCTCCATGAAACGCTCGCCATGCTTGTTGATCAGGTAGCCACCTTCACCACGGCAACCTTCGGTCACCAGTACACCGGCGCCGGCGATGCCGGTCGGGTGGAACTGCCACATTTCGATGTCTTGTACCGGTACACCGGCACGCAGTGCCATGCCGACGCCGTCACCGGTGTTGATCAGGGCATTGGTGGTCGAAGCGTAGATACGACCTGCACCGCCGGTCGCCAGAACGGTAGCCTTGGCGCGGATGTAGGTGGTTTCACCGGTTTCGATGCAGATTGCGATCACACCGACGAACTCGCCTTGTGCGTTCTTGACCAGGTCAACCGCGTAGTACTCGTTCAGGAACGTGGTACCGGCTTTCAGGTTGCCCTGGTAAAGCGTGTGCAGCAGCGCGTGACCGGTACGGTCGGACGCGGCGCAGGTACGGGCAGCCTGGCCACCTTTACCGTAGTCCTTCGACTGACCGCCGAATGGACGCTGGTAGATACGACCTTGCTCGGTACGGGAGAACGGCAGGCCCATATGGTCCAGCTCGAACACCGCGGCCGGGCCTTCCTGACACATGTATTCGATAGCGTCCTGGTCACCGATGTAGTCGGAACCCTTGACGGTATCGTACATGTGCCAGCGCCAGTCATCGTTCGGGTCGGCGGACGCGATGGCGCAGGTGATGCCGCCCTGGGCCGATACGGTGTGGGAGCGCGTCGGGAACACCTTGGTGATCACGGCAGTCTTGTGACCACCCTGGGCCAGCTGCAGCGCAGCGCGCATGCCAGCACCGCCGCCACCAATGATGATGGCGTCGAATGAAATAGTTGGAATGTTAGCCATGAATCAGATACCCCAAAGAATCTGCACACCCCAGACGAAGTAAGCGAACATCGCGACGCCGCATACTGCCTGGAAGAGGAAACGTACTGCAGTCGCGGACTTGCCCAGCGCCATCGGCGTCAGGTAGTCAGTCGCGATGGTCCACATGCCAACCCAGGCGTGAGCGCCCAGGGCTACAAGTGCCAGCAGACTGAAGATTCGCATCGCATTATGGGAGAACAGGCCATGCCATTGCTCATAGCCAATGCCCGGGTTTGCGACGAGGTATCCGATCAGGAAAATGAAATAAGCCGCGAGAACGACCGCAGACACACGCTGTGCCATCCAGTCATAGAGGCCCGAACGCGACAGATTCGTAACGCTGGTTACCATATCCAAACTCCTGCCAGAACGATCAGCACCACGGAAATGGCGATGATGATTTTCGAGCCCAGGCGGCCGCCTTCCAGCGTCTCACCGATGCCCATGTCCATGATCAAGTGGCGCACACCGGCTACCAGGTGATAAAGGAGAGAGGACAAGAGGCCCCATGCTACGAACTTGGCCAGCGGGCTGGTCAAGCATGCCTTCACCTCGGCGTATCCTTCCTCGGAACCCAGGGATTTGCTCAATGCATAAAGCATGATGCCCAAGCCCAGGAACAGGATGATGCCGGAAACACGGTGCAGGAACGACGTAACGCCGGTGATGGGGAGTTTGATGGTCCTTAGGTCTAGGTTTACAGGTCGTTGGCTATTCACGGCTTTTTTTCACACTGAAGAGCCCCTAACAATCAGGGCAAAGTTGTTGGGGAGTGCGACTGGTCAGGTAAGCACCACCCAGGGAGTGCGACCCCCAATGAAAGCAAGCCCAAAAGCCCTTGGCGGTCGGTGGCCGAGTATAGACAGTTAGGTTACTAATGACAACGCGCACACCTCACCCTAATAGCTGATTGCGCTGACGGGATAAAAGGCGTAAATGGCAGTCATTTTCGACGAAAAAGTACGGTTAAAGCCTTCTGGCGCAAGACTTTAGGCAAATTGACATCTGGATTTATATCAATATAGTGGTGCGGGCCCTGCGTGGGGGGTCTGTCTGATGATTTGAAGCATAAATAGGAGGCCACATGGCTGACAAAAAAGCGCAGTTGATCATCGAGGGCGCAGCCCCCGTCGAGCTGCCCATTTTAACCGGCACCGTTGGTCCCGATGTTATCGACGTACGGGGCTTGACGGCCACGGGCCGTTTTACTTTCGACCCAGGCTTCATGTCGACCGCGTCCTGCGAGTCGAAGATCACCTATATCGATGGTGACAATGGCATTCTGCTTCATCGCGGTTACCCGATCGAGCAACTGGCTGAACAATCGGACTACCTGGAAACCTGCTACCTGCTGCTAAATGGTGAATTGCCAACAGCCGAGCAGAAAGCCCAGTTCGTCAGCACTGTGAAGAACCACACCATGGTTCACGAGCAGTTGAAGACCTTCTTCAATGGCTTTCGTCGCGACGCCCACCCGATGGCCGTCATGTGCGGTGTGGTCGGCGCCCTGTCGGCCTTCTATCACGACTCCCTGGACATCAATAACCCGCAGCATCGCGAAATTTCCGCGATCCGCCTGGTTGCCAAGATGCCGACCCTGGCCGCCATGGTCTACAAGTACTCCATGGGCCAGCCTATGATGTACCCGCGCAACGACCTGACGTACGCGGAAAACTTCCTGCACATGATGTTCAACACCCCGTGCGAGATCAAACCGATCAGCCCTGTGCTGGCCAAGGCCATGGACCGGATCTTCATCCTCCATGCCGACCACGAGCAAAACGCCTCCACCTCCACCGTACGCCTGGCCGGCTCTTCGGGTGCCAACCCGTTCGCCTGTATCGCCGCCGGCATCGCCGCACTGTGGGGCCCTGCCCACGGCGGTGCGAACGAAGCCGTATTGACCATGCTCGATGAAATCGGCGATGTGTCGAACATCGACAAGTTCATCGCCAAGGCCAAGGACAAGAACGATCCGTTCAAGCTGATGGGCTTCGGTCACCGGGTCTACAAGAACCGCGACCCACGTGCCACCGTGATGAAGCAGACCTGCGACGAAGTGTTGAAGGAACTGGGCATCAAGAACGATCCGCAACTCGAACTGGCCATGCGCCTGGAAGAGATCGCCCTGACCGACCCGTACTTCATCGAACGCTCGCTGTACCCGAACGTCGACTTCTACTCGGGGATCATCCTCAAGGCGATCGGCATTCCAACCAGCATGTTCACCGTGATCTTCGCCCTGGCGCGGACCGTGGGCTGGATCTCCCACTGGAAGGAAATGCTCTCCAGTCCGTACAAGATTGGCCGCCCGCGCCAGTTGTACACCGGCTACGAGTCGCGTGACATTACCAAGCTGGAAGATCGCAAGTAAGCATTCAAACGCTTAGCTGCACTGAAAACGGCCTCCCTTGTGGAGGCCGTTTTTGTTTGTGTTGCCTGACCTGCCGCCATCGGGAGCAAGCCCCCTCTTATCAAACTTCAAGTGAGCTACTGATTTTAAATAGTTAAAATTTAGTCTTAACGCCGGATATTTCGGAGGCGACCCAGGTTGCTGCGCGACGGCGCCACGTCGACGATGTGACCGGGTTGTTGGATTGTTGGGGCGAGTACATATCCGTTGCTTAGGTAACGGCTACTATAGGTTCCGCCCTTATGTATGGACTCGCCTCCACTGTCTACCCGCTTTTCAACACTGCTACCCGGTTGCATCTATGTATAAGGCCTATTCGAGGAAGCCCATCTTTGGCTTCTGGCCAACATTGGTTGAGCTCGCGGTATGCCGATTACGTTCAGGCCTCGAAGGCCGGTAAGGGCGCAGGCATCGATCCGCGACGGTCTGACCTGGGGTCAATGTTTTCTAGCAGGGGCTGGAGCGCTTTACGCCCCGGTGGCAGAACTCTGGTGATCTGTAACTTGTCGCAGCCGGCCGGCCTTAGGCTGGTTGGCTGTGATAAGTCTGGTCATTCTGTAGCAGCACCCAGATGATTCGTAGGTTGCGATTCGCCAGTCGTACCGCCGCTTCCTTACGTCCTAGCCGACTCAGCCAACGTTGCAAGCGACGATCGTCGGGCTGCTCAGAATCAGGACGTAGGTGCCTCAATACGGCGTGAGCACCCTGAACCATCAGGCTGCGTATGTAACCATCGCCTCGTTTGCTCATCTTGCCCAGGCGAACCTTCTGCCCACTGCTGTTCTGATCGGGCACCATGCCAAAGTAGGCGGCGAACTGGCGTGCATCGGCGAAACGTTCGGGTTCGGTCTGCTTGGCTAGCATCGCTGTGGCGATGATCGGACCGACACCGCGTACCGTCATTAACCGTCTGGCGGTTTGATCCTGGTTCGCAGCGATCTCCAGGCGACCGGTCAATACGTTGATCCGCTCGCCTAACTGGCGCCATTCGCCCAGCAACTCGTCGATGAGTTCGCGCAATATGTCTGGCAGTGGTTGGGTGGCATCCTCCAGTATGCGAGGTAGGGTTTGACTGATAGCAACATCGCCTTGTGCCAAGGCAACACCGTGTTCCATCAATAGACCGCGCATCTGGTTACTCGTAGCTGTACGCCGACGCACATAACCCTGCCGGGCACGGTGCAATGCCTGCATGGCCAGTGCTGCAGCACTTTTGATGGGCACCGCTGTGATTTTGGTGTCCCGTCCCGCCCGTAAAATGGCCAGCGCATCGTTACGATCATTTTTTGCGCCGCTGCGGTGGTCGGCCACCAGCTGCGCGGGAAGAACTCGCGCCAGATTACCCTGCGCCTGCAGCTGTCGTGCCCATGCTTGAGCGCCGGGGCCAGTTTCCATCAGTACAACGATGTTTGCCG from Pseudomonas synxantha harbors:
- a CDS encoding succinate dehydrogenase iron-sulfur subunit codes for the protein MLKVSVYRYNPDQDAAPFMQEFSVDTGGKDLMVLDVLALIKEQDEGFSYRRSCREGVCGSDGMNINGKNGLACITPLSAVVKGNKLIVRPLPGLPVIRDLVVDMSIFYKQYEKVKPFLQNDTPAPAIERLQSPEEREKLDGLYECILCACCSTSCPSFWWNPDKFLGPAALLQAYRFLADSRDTKTSERLASLDDPFSVFRCRGIMNCVNVCPKGLNPTKAIGHIRNMLLQSGV
- the sdhD gene encoding succinate dehydrogenase, hydrophobic membrane anchor protein gives rise to the protein MVTSVTNLSRSGLYDWMAQRVSAVVLAAYFIFLIGYLVANPGIGYEQWHGLFSHNAMRIFSLLALVALGAHAWVGMWTIATDYLTPMALGKSATAVRFLFQAVCGVAMFAYFVWGVQILWGI
- a CDS encoding 2-oxoglutarate dehydrogenase E1 component, with protein sequence MQESVMQRMWNSGYLSGGNAAYVEELYELYLHDPNAVPEEWRTKFQTLSSDGNAATDVSHATIRDQFVLLAKNQRRAQPVSAGSVSSEHEKKQVEVLRLIQAYRMRGHQAAQLDPLGLWQRPAPADLSINHYGLTNADLDTTFRAGDLFIGKEEASLREIHEALQQTYCRTIGAEFTHITDSEQRHWFQHRLEGVRGRPVLSADVRSHLLERVTAAEGLEKYLGTKYPGTKRFGLEGGESLIPMLDELIQRSGSYGTKEVVIGMAHRGRLNVLVNTFGKNPRELFDEFEGKKKVELGSGDVKYHQGFSSNVMTTGGEVHLAMAFNPSHLEIVSPVVEGSVRARQDRRNDATGEKVLPISIHGDAAFAGQGVVLETFQMSQTRGFKTGGTVHIVINNQVGFTISNPLDARSTEYATDVAKMIQAPILHVNGDDPEAVLFVTQLAVDYRMQFKRDVVIDLVCYRRRGHNEADEPSGTQPLMYQQITKQRTTRELYAESLTKAGVVDDERVQAKVDEYRNALDNGLHVVKSLVKEPNKELFVDWRPYLGHTWTARHDTSFDLKTLQELSAKLLEIPEGFVVQRQVAKIYEDRQKMQAGGLPINWGYAETMAYATLAFEGHPIRMTGQDIGRGTFSHRHAVLHNQKDASTYIPLQHLYEGQPRFDLYDSFLSEEAVLAFEYGYSTTTPNALVIWEAQFGDFANGAQVVIDQFITSGEHKWGRLCGLTMLLPHGYEGQGPEHSSARLERYLQLCAEHNIQVCVPTTPAQIYHLLRRQVIRPLRKPLVVLTPKSLLRHKLAVSTLEDLAEGSFQTVIPEIDTLDAAKVTRLILCSGKVYYDLLEKRRAEGREDIAIVRIEQLYPFPEDDLMEIIAPYTNLTNVVWCQEEPMNQGAWYSSQHHLRRSIGNHNKALGLEYAGRDASAAPACGYASMHAEQQEKLLQDAFTV
- the sdhA gene encoding succinate dehydrogenase flavoprotein subunit, with the translated sequence MANIPTISFDAIIIGGGGAGMRAALQLAQGGHKTAVITKVFPTRSHTVSAQGGITCAIASADPNDDWRWHMYDTVKGSDYIGDQDAIEYMCQEGPAAVFELDHMGLPFSRTEQGRIYQRPFGGQSKDYGKGGQAARTCAASDRTGHALLHTLYQGNLKAGTTFLNEYYAVDLVKNAQGEFVGVIAICIETGETTYIRAKATVLATGGAGRIYASTTNALINTGDGVGMALRAGVPVQDIEMWQFHPTGIAGAGVLVTEGCRGEGGYLINKHGERFMERYAPNAKDLAGRDVVARSMVKEIIAGNGCGPNGDHVLLKLDHLGEEVLHSRLPGICELSKTFAHVDPVVAPVPVVPTCHYMMGGVPTNIHGQAITQNADGQDEIIHGLFAVGEVACVSVHGANRLGGNSLLDLVVFGRAAGLHLEKALTDGIEYDDATDANIEAALARLNALNERTDGEDVATLRRELQNCMQNYFGVFRTGEYMQKGIAQLADLRKRIANVKINDKSQAFNTARIEALELQNLLEVAEATAIAAEVRKESRGAHAREDFEDRDDENWLCHTLYFPGDKRVTKRAVNFSPKTVPTFEPKIRTY
- the lpdA gene encoding dihydrolipoyl dehydrogenase, with product MTQKFDVVVIGAGPGGYVAAIKAAQLGLSTACIEKYTDKEGKLALGGTCLNVGCIPSKALLDSSWKFHEAQDGLAIHGIQGISRETLRMDVPAMVGRKANIVKGLTSGVATLFKANGVTSIQGHGKLLAGKKVEVTKPDGSVEVIEAENVILAPGSRPIDIPPAPVDQNVIVDSTGALEFQAVPARLGVIGAGVIGLELGSVWSRLGSKVTVLEALDTFLLAADTAVSKEALKTLTKQGLDIKLGARVTGSKVNGEEVVVTYTDKDGEQTITFDKLIVAVGRRPVTNDLLASDSGVEIDERGFIHVDDHCSTAVPGVYAIGDVVRGMMLAHKASEEGIMVVERIKGHKTQMNYDLIPSVIYTHPEIAWVGKNEQQLKNEGVEVNVGTFPFAASGRAMAANDTGGFVKVIADAKTDRVLGVHVIGPSAAELVQQGAIGMEFGTSAEDIGMMVFSHPTLSEALHEAALAVNGGAIHIANKKKR
- the sdhC gene encoding succinate dehydrogenase, cytochrome b556 subunit encodes the protein MNSQRPVNLDLRTIKLPITGVTSFLHRVSGIILFLGLGIMLYALSKSLGSEEGYAEVKACLTSPLAKFVAWGLLSSLLYHLVAGVRHLIMDMGIGETLEGGRLGSKIIIAISVVLIVLAGVWIW
- the gltA gene encoding citrate synthase, translated to MADKKAQLIIEGAAPVELPILTGTVGPDVIDVRGLTATGRFTFDPGFMSTASCESKITYIDGDNGILLHRGYPIEQLAEQSDYLETCYLLLNGELPTAEQKAQFVSTVKNHTMVHEQLKTFFNGFRRDAHPMAVMCGVVGALSAFYHDSLDINNPQHREISAIRLVAKMPTLAAMVYKYSMGQPMMYPRNDLTYAENFLHMMFNTPCEIKPISPVLAKAMDRIFILHADHEQNASTSTVRLAGSSGANPFACIAAGIAALWGPAHGGANEAVLTMLDEIGDVSNIDKFIAKAKDKNDPFKLMGFGHRVYKNRDPRATVMKQTCDEVLKELGIKNDPQLELAMRLEEIALTDPYFIERSLYPNVDFYSGIILKAIGIPTSMFTVIFALARTVGWISHWKEMLSSPYKIGRPRQLYTGYESRDITKLEDRK
- the odhB gene encoding 2-oxoglutarate dehydrogenase complex dihydrolipoyllysine-residue succinyltransferase, which translates into the protein MAIEIKAPSFPESVADGTVATWHKKPGDAVKRDELIVDIETDKVVLEVLAEADGVLGAIADGANEGDTVLSNQLLGSIEEGGAAAAPAAAAPAAAPAASAPAAAPATGGEDPIAAPAARQLADENGINLASIKGTGKDGRVTKEDVVAAVEAKKNAPAAAPAKAAAPAAAAPVFAAGDRTEKRVPMTRVRATVAKRLVEAQSNMAMLTTFNEVDMTEVMALRSKYKDLFEKSHNGVRLGFMSFFVKAATEALKRFPAVNASIDGSDIVYHGYADIGVAVSSDRGLVVPVLRNAELMSLAEIEGGIAGFGKKARDGKLTIDEMTGGTFTITNGGTFGSMMSTPIVNPPQAAILGMHNIIQRPMAINGQVVIRPMMYLALSYDHRLIDGKEAVTFLVTIKNLLEDPARLLLDI